Within Streptomyces coeruleoprunus, the genomic segment TCCGCTACGAGGTCTCCCGCGAGACGGTCCGCCAGGCGCTGCGCGAACTCCTCCTGGAGGGCAGGCTTCAGCGCCGGGGCCGCGGCACGGTCGTCGCCGGGCCCAAGCTGGAACAGCCGCTCTCCCTCGCCAGCTACACCGAGGGCGTCCGCCGCCAGGGCCGCCGGCCCGGCCGCCGGCTGGTGACCCTCGACCGCTTCGCCGCGCCCCCGGCGCTCGCCGCCGAGCTGGACCTCGAACCCGGCGCGTCCGTCTGGCACATGGAGCGCGTCCTGCTCGCCGACGACGAGCGGGTGGGCCTGGAGAGCACCTACGTGG encodes:
- a CDS encoding GntR family transcriptional regulator is translated as MEPPTWTTPGAPVRSGIPEHGRIPKYYAVKAHVAALIEELGEGGTLPAERDLAVRYEVSRETVRQALRELLLEGRLQRRGRGTVVAGPKLEQPLSLASYTEGVRRQGRRPGRRLVTLDRFAAPPALAAELDLEPGASVWHMERVLLADDERVGLESTYV